Genomic segment of Paenibacillaceae bacterium GAS479:
CACGCCGATTGCACGCAATAGCAGGCGTGAAGCGCCGTTCAGCGCCCAGATGAACGGACTCATCAATTTGCCAAACCAATAAAGTGGAGAGGCGAGCAGCAGCGTCATCTTTTCGGAAAATTGGATCGCAAGCGTCTTTGGCGCCATTTCTCCAACCACAACGTGAAGAAACGTAACGAGAATAAAGGCAATCGCATAGGCAGCGGCCGAGGCCGCAGATGCGGAAAGATTGAAATAGTTGAACGCTGGCTCCAGCAGCGTTTCTACAGCTGGCTTGCCGATGGCGCCAAGACCAAGCGCAGTGACGGTAATTCCAAGCTGACAGGCAGATAAATAGTAGTCCAGGTTGCTGGCAACCTTTTTGGCATTAATCGCTTTCTGGTTCCCCTCGGAAATCAACTGCTCGATTCGGGAAATCCGGATTTTGACAACGGCAAATTCCGCTCCTACAAAAAATGCGGTTGCCGCAAGCAGTACGACAAGGACGAGTAAGTTCATTACGGTAGCTAGCTCCACATTAGTTCCCCGGTAAGAGGGGATTCACCTCCAATTCATTAAAGCGTCAATTAGAAATTAATAACGCATTCTCTATTGGGTTCAAACTTCTCGAAAATAGATTGACACTAAATTAACCTGTAGTATATTATTTACAAGTTAAATGATAATCATTATCAATCTAAGTCAAGCTCCTGGAGGCAGTGGATAGTAATGCATTGTAATTGGGCTCAAATCGGGAAAAACAGGCTGTTGATCACACTGGCTCTGGTTTTAATTCTCCTGATGGGGCAGGGAATATGGACAAGCAGCGCCTTTGCTGTAGAAACCGATTCAGTTTCCACCTCTGTAACATCTGCTGCCGATCGGTTGTATGCCGCTCTGCAAGAGCAGAACCGCATGGAAGCGGAGCCGGCCTTCAAAGCGGTCAAAAAATGGTGGACTCTGAACAAAGCACAGGTGAAGTCAAATTCGCTTGAACTCGCTCTGGAGATCGACAAGCATATAGCAGCGCTGTCTCTTGCATTGCTGACAGAAGATGACTCCAATGCAACGGACGCTGCTGCCGAGCTCAGCTTCTCGCTTCATGCGTACGAGGACGGAGCTTATGCGAACACGGATCAGGATATAGAGTTCCCTTTGTCCGCCTATATTACCCAACTGCAATTAGCCAAAGGGCTCGCTGATAAACAGGATTGGGCGGGGGCGGGCAAGCTCGTCAAACAGTTGCAAAATCGCTGGTTATCCGTTGAGGGTGAAGTAGTTAGCCGCTCCCAAACGGTTTACAACCATACGGAACGAGATCTCGTGCTGGTCGATGCCTATCTGACCAATGAAAATCAGCGGCCGCAAGCTGCGGCAGTGCTAGAACGAATGGCTCAAAGCTTGAGCCCGCTGGCGCAAAAGGGCTACTCGTGGTGGGATGCAGCATTGATTCCATTTCGCGAAGGTTTGGAGGCGGTTCTCGTCATCAGCGCCTTGTCCGTTGCCGCTGAGCGCTCGAATTCGCGGAGGGCGAAGCGCTGGATCGTAGGCGGGACGTCGGCCGGGATCATTCTATGTATTGCCGCTGGACTTGTTGTAGCGATGCTGATCTCCACGGCGGCGATCGGAAGCGGCAATTCACAGCTTAACGGCTGGACCGGAATTGTCTCCAGCGTGCTGCTTCTATATGTCAGCTACTGGCTTCATCGCAACGCCGACATACAGA
This window contains:
- a CDS encoding high-affinity iron transporter gives rise to the protein MHCNWAQIGKNRLLITLALVLILLMGQGIWTSSAFAVETDSVSTSVTSAADRLYAALQEQNRMEAEPAFKAVKKWWTLNKAQVKSNSLELALEIDKHIAALSLALLTEDDSNATDAAAELSFSLHAYEDGAYANTDQDIEFPLSAYITQLQLAKGLADKQDWAGAGKLVKQLQNRWLSVEGEVVSRSQTVYNHTERDLVLVDAYLTNENQRPQAAAVLERMAQSLSPLAQKGYSWWDAALIPFREGLEAVLVISALSVAAERSNSRRAKRWIVGGTSAGIILCIAAGLVVAMLISTAAIGSGNSQLNGWTGIVSSVLLLYVSYWLHRNADIQRWNHFLKGQTSKAASSGHALGFGLLAFFAIVREGLETVLFLVGLAGKMPTGTIIAGLAAGFGLLVIVALLMRLAGSKIPVRPLFIASSLVVFYLCFKFLGSGIHSLQMAGVIPSSVSDYLPQLASISLYPSWYSTFPQLVLVLLALAALLPKGFRRVGNTQHSI